In a single window of the Elaeis guineensis isolate ETL-2024a chromosome 4, EG11, whole genome shotgun sequence genome:
- the LOC140857521 gene encoding thiamine-repressible mitochondrial transport protein THI74-like — protein MEKLDDSGTGHQWKWVERWMDRDTMRWAIGLMYIIAVATIWIAASFIVQSVVDAGVSPFLITYICNSLFVVYIPIVEISRHFEDSIEGFWSCLRNKKDADKQQSNDLENVNLLHESNHDTNPNVLAGHSKEDTLSGVQSRLPESSHAHACGQPELDVVSQDCSKQVDAKGRWTRTRVAKVSLLICPFWFLAQLTFNLSLKYTTVTSNTILSSTSSLFTFLVALAFLGEKFTWVKLISVLLCMGGTIIVSLADSNPNPAANAIGTNHLLGDILALLSAGLYAVYITLIRKKLPDETKGEGQASTAQFLGFLGLFNLLIFLPVALLLNFTKLEPFHKLTWKQCGLIVGKGLLDNVLSDYLWAKAIHLTTTTVATAGLTIQVPIAAIVDSLTGNAPYLMDYIGAAAVMVGFAGINIPSDAFSGTQTSQELAVENNDVSDDHFEPPIERNRTSLS, from the exons ATGGAAAAGTTAGATGACTCTGGAACTGGTCATCAGTGGAAATGGGTTGAGAGGTGGATGGACAGAGATACCATGCGTTGGGCAATAGGTTTGATGTACATAATTGCAGTTGCAACCATATGGATTGCTGCCAGTTTTATAGTTCAATCTGTAGTAGATGCTGGTGTTTCTCCTTTCCTAATAACATACATTTGCAACTCATTGTTTGTGGTTTACATCCCTATTGTTGAAATTTCAAGGCATTTTGAGGATTCAATTGAAGGTTTTTGGTCTTGTTTGAGAAATAAGAAAGATGCAGACAAACAACAATCTAATGATTTGGAGAATGTAAATCTTCTTCATGAGAGTAATCATGATACGAACCCCAATGTTTTAGCGGGTCATAGTAAAGAGGATACTTTATCCGGAGTTCAGTCCAGGCTTCCAGAATCTAGTCATGCTCATGCATGTGGTCAACCAGAATTGGATGTTGTGAGTCAAGACTGCAGTAAACAAGTAGATGCAAAGGGTCGATGGACACGCACTCGTGTAGCTAAAGTCAGCTTGTTGATATGCCCTTTTTGGTTTTTAGCACAACTGACTTTCAATCTGTCTCTCAAATATACCACTGTAACA TCTAATACTATCTTAAGCAGTACATCTAGCCTTTTCACTTTCTTGGTCGCTTTAGCATTCCTAGGAGAGAAGTTTACATGGGTAAAGCTGATTAGTGTTCTTCTGTGCATGGGGGGAACAATAATAGTCAGCCTGGCTGATTCAAATCCAAATCCTGCAGCCAATGCAATTGGAACAAATCATCTTCTTGGAGACATTCTTGCTCTTCTTTCAGCAGGCCTGTATGCTGTATACATCACACTGATTCGTAAAAAGCTGCCTGATGAGACAAAAGGAGAAGGTCAAGCTAGTACAGCTCAGTTTCTTGGATTTCTTGGGCTGTTTAAtcttttgatctttcttcctGTTGCTCTACTGTTGAATTTTACAAAGCTAGAGCCCTTTCACAAGCTTACATGGAAGCAATGTGGCCTTATTGTTGGCAAAG GTTTATTGGATAATGTGTTGAGTGATTACTTGTGGGCAAAGGCCATCCATCTGACAACAACCACTGTAGCAACTGCTGGTCTTACAATTCAGGTTCCGATTGCTGCCATTGTTGACTCACTCACTGGCAATGCCCCTTATCTCATGGATTACATTGGAGCTGCTGCTGTCATGGTTGGGTTTGCTGGAATCAACATACCATCAGATGCTTTCAGCGGAACCCAAACAAGCCAAGAACTAGCAGTAGaaaataatgatgtgtctgatgaTCATTTCGAACCGCCTATCGAGAGAAATAGGACTTCTCTTTCGTAG